In one window of Mercurialis annua linkage group LG4, ddMerAnnu1.2, whole genome shotgun sequence DNA:
- the LOC130014450 gene encoding F-box/kelch-repeat protein At3g23880-like isoform X2 — protein sequence MIILCKLFKWKEKKENSSIRHDLLVEILCRLPAKSLVRFKAVHSDWFSLISDPQFCHRHLQHQRPCQKYGTIQVRNTHTLHPSLSLRIMSTVDDDHQLVEIQKAFGMEVYGNSLFPSLLGSCHGLLLTSVSFWLENFILWNPTIREYQKIHRKIFAGSKSNTVAMAGLGYDSLNHNYKIVAAVSYRWQQNTSIEVDIYDLNKSYWKTKNCHFPYESKSLITPAITLANGVPHWHVKRKNNDQSVILSFDLVDEIFKEVPLPYNILDFNFMSAVDGYLCIGIRNSPMDPLHVWKMREYGMKKSWFLAIQPHL from the exons atgataatattatgcaaattgttcAAGTGGAAGGAGAAGAAAGAAAATAGCAGTATACGGCACGATTTGCTAGTCGAAATTCTGTGTAGACTACCCGCCAAGTCATTAGTTCGATTTAAAGCAGTGCACAGCGATTGGTTTTCGTTGATTTCGGATCCACAGTTTTGCCATCGGCATCTTCAACATCAAAGGCCCTGTCAGAAGTACGGAACGATCCAAGTCAGGAACACACACACCTTGCATCCATCCCTTTCACTTCGCATTATGAGCACTGTTGATGATGATCATCAACTTGTCGAGATTCAGAAAGCTTTTGGTATGGAGGTTTATGGAAATTCTCTGTTTCCTAGCCTACTTGGTTCATGTCATGGTTTATTATTAACAAGTGTTTCATTCTGGTTGGAGAATTTTATATTGTGGAATCCAACAATCAGAGAGTATCAAAAAATTCATAGAAAGATTTTCGCTGGATCTAAATCCAACACAGTAGCTATGGCTGGACTGGGCTACGATAGCTTGAACCACAATTACAAAATTGTGGCAGCAGTGTCCTATCGTTGGCAGCAAAATACTTCAATTGAAGTTGATATTTATGATCTGAACAAGTCTTATTGGAAAACAAAAAATTGCCATTTCCCCTACGAGTCCAAATCACTTATCACACCAGCTATTACTCTAGCGAATGGAGTCCCACATTGGCATGTTAAAAGGAAAAACAATGACCAAAGTGTGATTTTATCTTTCGATTTGGTAGACGAGATATTCAAAGAGGTTCCTCTTCCTTATAATAtacttgattttaattttatgtctGCTGTAGATGGTTACCTTTGTATAGGGATAAGAAATTCACCTATGGATCCATTACATGTGTGGAAGATGAGAGAATACGGAATGAAGAAATCTTG GTTCTTAGCAATCCAGCCGCACCTTTAA
- the LOC130014450 gene encoding F-box/kelch-repeat protein At3g23880-like isoform X1, whose protein sequence is MIILCKLFKWKEKKENSSIRHDLLVEILCRLPAKSLVRFKAVHSDWFSLISDPQFCHRHLQHQRPCQKYGTIQVRNTHTLHPSLSLRIMSTVDDDHQLVEIQKAFGMEVYGNSLFPSLLGSCHGLLLTSVSFWLENFILWNPTIREYQKIHRKIFAGSKSNTVAMAGLGYDSLNHNYKIVAAVSYRWQQNTSIEVDIYDLNKSYWKTKNCHFPYESKSLITPAITLANGVPHWHVKRKNNDQSVILSFDLVDEIFKEVPLPYNILDFNFMSAVDGYLCIGIRNSPMDPLHVWKMREYGMKKSWYVLKMSFPNEFKCRSYLMPLGFLHKDQIVMSLDTVGIAIFNITRQHYQFVLQTDNNRCYSVVAYSETLVSPN, encoded by the coding sequence atgataatattatgcaaattgttcAAGTGGAAGGAGAAGAAAGAAAATAGCAGTATACGGCACGATTTGCTAGTCGAAATTCTGTGTAGACTACCCGCCAAGTCATTAGTTCGATTTAAAGCAGTGCACAGCGATTGGTTTTCGTTGATTTCGGATCCACAGTTTTGCCATCGGCATCTTCAACATCAAAGGCCCTGTCAGAAGTACGGAACGATCCAAGTCAGGAACACACACACCTTGCATCCATCCCTTTCACTTCGCATTATGAGCACTGTTGATGATGATCATCAACTTGTCGAGATTCAGAAAGCTTTTGGTATGGAGGTTTATGGAAATTCTCTGTTTCCTAGCCTACTTGGTTCATGTCATGGTTTATTATTAACAAGTGTTTCATTCTGGTTGGAGAATTTTATATTGTGGAATCCAACAATCAGAGAGTATCAAAAAATTCATAGAAAGATTTTCGCTGGATCTAAATCCAACACAGTAGCTATGGCTGGACTGGGCTACGATAGCTTGAACCACAATTACAAAATTGTGGCAGCAGTGTCCTATCGTTGGCAGCAAAATACTTCAATTGAAGTTGATATTTATGATCTGAACAAGTCTTATTGGAAAACAAAAAATTGCCATTTCCCCTACGAGTCCAAATCACTTATCACACCAGCTATTACTCTAGCGAATGGAGTCCCACATTGGCATGTTAAAAGGAAAAACAATGACCAAAGTGTGATTTTATCTTTCGATTTGGTAGACGAGATATTCAAAGAGGTTCCTCTTCCTTATAATAtacttgattttaattttatgtctGCTGTAGATGGTTACCTTTGTATAGGGATAAGAAATTCACCTATGGATCCATTACATGTGTGGAAGATGAGAGAATACGGAATGAAGAAATCTTGGTATGTGTTAAAAATGTCTTTTCCGAATGAATTCAAATGCCGCAGTTACTTGATGCCGCTTGGATTTCTCCATAAGGATCAAATTGTAATGAGTTTAGATACAGTAGGGATAGCTATATTCAACATTACTAGACAACACTATCAGTTTGTTTTACAGACAGATAATAATCGTTGTTATTCAGTAGTTGCATATAGCGAAACTCTTGTGTCTCCTAATTAA